The Phormidium yuhuli AB48 DNA window TCTCGGGGCAGTGGATACCAACCCCAACGTGGCGGGCCAGGATGTGGGGGAGGTGGCCGGCTGTGGTCCCCTGGAAGTGCCGATTCTCAGTGACTTGCAAAGTACCTTGGTCATGGCCACCCAGGAACAAACCCAAGGAGTGATGGTCGATTTCACCCATCCCAGTGGGGTTTATGAGAATATCCGGGCGGCGATCGCCTATGGGGTGCGTCCGGTGGTGGGAACCACGGGACTAAGTCCTGAGCAAATCCAAGATTTAGGGGAGTTTGCCGAGAAAGCCAGTACCGGTTGTCTGATTGTTCCCAATTTCTCTATTGGTGTCGTCCTGATGCAGCAGGCGGCGATCCAAGCCTCGAAATACTTTGACCATGTGGAGATTATCGAACTCCATCATAATCAAAAAGCCGATGCCCCTTCGGGAACCGCGATCAAAACGGCTGAAATGTTGGGAGAACTGGGTAAACGCTATAACCCAGCCGCCGTAGAGGAAGAGGAGAAGTTACAGGGGGCCCGAGGGAGTGTGGGCCAAGACAATATCCGTATTCATAGTGTCCGCCTTCCGGGACTGATTGCGCACCAAGAGATTCTCTTTGGGGCTCCCGGTCAAGTCTATACCCTACGCCACGATACGAGCGATCGCGCCTGTTATATGCCCGGCGTTCTCCTCTCGATTCGTCAAGTTACCCAACTCACCTCCTTGGTGTACGGTCTGGAGAAGATTATTTAAGGTCAGGTTCCCCTAAGAGTGCCACCCCTCCGGTCAACTTTTATCATTCTCCGTAAACTAGAGATAGTCTATCCTGTCGATTTAAGTCGGAATCGACGGAGTACTTGGTGACGGTTCTGACGGACACTGAGGCGATCGCACTCGGAAGATACAACATGGTCGAAATTCTCGCCGCCTTGTCTGCATCCGCTGCGGCTGGCCTGAGAATTGGCCTCCCCCTGCTGATGATTGGCTTGGTGAAAACCAATCTTTGGTCAGATGTGCCACTTCTCTCTAATTTCTCTCCCTCCCTAGTGGTGGGAGTTCTAGCCGCTTGGTCTTGTTTTGAACTCTTGGCCTCAAAACAACTCCTGGGGCAACGAGTGTTACAAATCCTGCAATTGATATTTTCACCCATCGCCGGGGCAATTGTCGGCATGGCCGTGGCTCAACTGGCGGACATTGAAGATTGGCAAATTGGCGTGATTGGGATTGTCGGCGGACTGCTGGCCTTAGTCTTGCAACTGGTGCAAACCGGTTGGTTTTTCCGGCTGCGGGGACTCCCCATCTGGGCAATTTGGCTACAAGATGCCCTCTCGGTTATCCTAGTCCTCTTTGCCTTTGATGCTCCACAACAGGGGGGATTGATTGCCCTGCTGCTGTTATGGCTGGCCATACGCAGTTCCTCCGCCTGGTATCGTTGGCATCGTCAGGAACGCTACAAACGCCGCCTGATGCAACATGCGGAATATCAAGAAGCCTTACAGGATGAGGAAAACCAACAAACTTAGGAAAATTTCTGGGATTTTTCTAAATTCTCCGGAATCCCTGCCTCACGGACGAAAGTAAAAGATAGGTAGATGCACCCTGATGATTCCACCCCGGCGATTACACCCCGCCGGGGTTTTTTTGTTTTTGTCTCAAACCTTGCCTCAAAAGGGCCATCGCAGCCAGCGACGGAGACTGTTGGAGAGGCGATCGCCCAAGGTAATCTCATCCAGCCAGGTGGCCTCATTCGCGGCCCATTCATCCACCACCACTCGCCCCAGGGGGGTTAAGCGAAAACTATCGGTAATTCCCTGGCCATCCACCTCTCGCCGCAAAACCCCCACGTTAATTAGCCACAATAAGTCATTCTCTGCGGCCAGTTCCCCGAGGGGATAACGGCTATAGCCTTGCTTGACGCCCTCCTCCCCGACAATCTTTTCTAAGAAAATCCCTTGTTGACGAAAGTCTTGATACAGTTTCAGGGTAAAGGGGGCGCAACGGAGGGCCCGGCGGGCGCGATCAAGGCTGGTTGGGGAATGGGGAATAGGGGTAGCCGGCGGAAGCGTCATAACTCGTGGGACTGGGGGACATCTACCCTGTATTCTAGAGGAACATAGGGGCGATCGCTCCCAGGTCGTCCTGTCTGTCCTGCTCGTTATTGTTGTCTGTTCGGGTTCCCATGTCCATTGTTGTTGCCAGCTTCTATCAATTTGTCCCCCTTGATAATCTCGATAGCCTGCGATCGCAGCTTCTGGAGTTGGGGGGTGATGGCCATCTCAAAGGAACCCTCATTCTCGCCCCTGAAGGCATCAACGCCACCGTCGCCGGCCCCCCAATGGCGATCGAAGCTCTCATAGACACCCTGCGCCAAATGCCCCAATTCCAGGGCTTAGAACGCCTAGAGTATAAAGAGTCTCAACATCAAACTCCCCCCTTCCAACGCTTCAAAGTTCGCATCAAACCGGAAATTGTCACCTTCAAACAAGAGGATATCAACCCTCAAGACACCGTCGGAACCTACATTCAAGCAACAGACTGGAATCAACTTATCTCAAATCCCGACGTGACCCTCATCGATACTCGCAATGAGTTTGAAGTCGAAATGGGGACCTTCAAAGGAGCGAAAAACCCCAAGACCGCGTCCTTTACCGAGTTTCCAGACTATATCAAAGAGGAACTAGACCCCGAGACAACCCCAAAAGTCGCCATGTTTTGCACCGGTGGCATTCGCTGTGAAAAAGCCACATCCTACCTCTTAAAACAGGGATTTAAAGAGGTCTATCACCTCAAAGGAGGCATTCTTAAATACCTAGAAGACGTCCCAGAAGAGGAAAGTTTATGGGAGGGGGACTGTTTTGTCTTCGATGAGCGAGTGGCGGTGCGACATGGCCTCGAACCGGGGGAATATGAACTCTGTCTCAGTTGTGGACATCCCCTCTCCCCAGACGAGCGCAACTCTCCCCACTACGACTGGGGGATTTCCTGTCCCCATTGTTACGAACATCTCAGTGACGAGAAACGCCGCCGCCGAGAGGAAAAAGTCCGTCAGTTACAGCTTCAACGCCAACGTCAAGCCGTCAGCGAGGGGAATCAGACTTAAGGAGATGCGATCGTCCTCATGAAGCTGATGATTAAACGCACGAATCGCCTCCGTGCGTTTATCGCTCACCGTTGCATCCGCCACACGCCCGGACCATAGAACATTATCGATCGCAATCAGTCCCCCTGTTCGCACCAATTGCAAACAGGACTCATAATACTTGCCATAATTGCGCTTATCAGCATCAATAAAGGCAAAATCGAAACTTTCCCCCTCTCCAGCGTTGAGAAGTTCCTCTAACGTCTCTAAGGCGGGTCCTAGGCGGGATTCAATCTTCTGGGCAACCCCCGCTTGTTGCCAATAGCCCCGGGCGATCGCCGTTGTGGTTTCATCGATATCACAAGTCAGCAGTCGGCCCTCTGGGGGCAGGGCCAGGGCCACGGCCAAGGCACTATAGCCGGTAAAGGTTCCAATTTCTAAGGTTTTCCGCGCCCCTAAAAGCTGCACCAGTAGGGCCATAAACTGACCCTGCTCCGGGGCAATCTGCATCCGCGCGCCGGGGAGTTGGACCGTTTCCTGCCGCAATTGTTGCAAAACGGGGTGTTCTCGGAGGGAGGTATTGAGGAGATAGTCGTAGAGTTGGGGCGATAAGCCGAGGGTTTTAGGAGACATGGGGGGAGAGGCAAGAGGCAAGAGGCAACAGGCAAGAGGGAGGAGAAGGCAATAGGCAGTATAACCCACCCCTAACCCCTCCCAGGAGGGGAAGGCAATAGGCAATAGGGGCAG harbors:
- the dapB gene encoding 4-hydroxy-tetrahydrodipicolinate reductase, whose protein sequence is MASQSPIPVVVNGAAGKMGREVVKAVAQAEDMMLLGAVDTNPNVAGQDVGEVAGCGPLEVPILSDLQSTLVMATQEQTQGVMVDFTHPSGVYENIRAAIAYGVRPVVGTTGLSPEQIQDLGEFAEKASTGCLIVPNFSIGVVLMQQAAIQASKYFDHVEIIELHHNQKADAPSGTAIKTAEMLGELGKRYNPAAVEEEEKLQGARGSVGQDNIRIHSVRLPGLIAHQEILFGAPGQVYTLRHDTSDRACYMPGVLLSIRQVTQLTSLVYGLEKII
- a CDS encoding DUF4126 domain-containing protein, which translates into the protein MVEILAALSASAAAGLRIGLPLLMIGLVKTNLWSDVPLLSNFSPSLVVGVLAAWSCFELLASKQLLGQRVLQILQLIFSPIAGAIVGMAVAQLADIEDWQIGVIGIVGGLLALVLQLVQTGWFFRLRGLPIWAIWLQDALSVILVLFAFDAPQQGGLIALLLLWLAIRSSSAWYRWHRQERYKRRLMQHAEYQEALQDEENQQT
- a CDS encoding Npun_F0494 family protein, which encodes MTLPPATPIPHSPTSLDRARRALRCAPFTLKLYQDFRQQGIFLEKIVGEEGVKQGYSRYPLGELAAENDLLWLINVGVLRREVDGQGITDSFRLTPLGRVVVDEWAANEATWLDEITLGDRLSNSLRRWLRWPF
- the trhO gene encoding oxygen-dependent tRNA uridine(34) hydroxylase TrhO yields the protein MSIVVASFYQFVPLDNLDSLRSQLLELGGDGHLKGTLILAPEGINATVAGPPMAIEALIDTLRQMPQFQGLERLEYKESQHQTPPFQRFKVRIKPEIVTFKQEDINPQDTVGTYIQATDWNQLISNPDVTLIDTRNEFEVEMGTFKGAKNPKTASFTEFPDYIKEELDPETTPKVAMFCTGGIRCEKATSYLLKQGFKEVYHLKGGILKYLEDVPEEESLWEGDCFVFDERVAVRHGLEPGEYELCLSCGHPLSPDERNSPHYDWGISCPHCYEHLSDEKRRRREEKVRQLQLQRQRQAVSEGNQT
- a CDS encoding class I SAM-dependent methyltransferase → MSPKTLGLSPQLYDYLLNTSLREHPVLQQLRQETVQLPGARMQIAPEQGQFMALLVQLLGARKTLEIGTFTGYSALAVALALPPEGRLLTCDIDETTTAIARGYWQQAGVAQKIESRLGPALETLEELLNAGEGESFDFAFIDADKRNYGKYYESCLQLVRTGGLIAIDNVLWSGRVADATVSDKRTEAIRAFNHQLHEDDRISLSLIPLADGLTLALKL